From one Solanum lycopersicum chromosome 12, SLM_r2.1 genomic stretch:
- the LOC101252266 gene encoding polyadenylation and cleavage factor homolog 4 isoform X2 — MNYHFFFWGLSFHHSLFLLLTPHPPFSPHPHTTGGINPNSTPMALAGGYANSKLIQNDAAVAPPKPLSSSVIERYKSALKEREIEIRASMQGGDDDVIVLPPSMNEIVRLYEMLLSELAFNSKPIITDLTIIAGEQREHGEGIAHAICNRILEVPVEQKLPALYLLDSVVKNIGKDYIKHFSAHLPEVFCEAYRQVHPSMHPAMRHLFGTWSTVFPAPVLQKIETRLQFSQPGVQQSSGLTSSRASESPRPAHGIHVNPKYLEARRQLGHSTIDSVRAENSTGHISSDLEAKQVLSTSSKNARSSSPYRVGPPRSLSPTLNEFALDNPAIGLRERASPSHTALDYGFSRVRGRDVERSEWQRILPDGANQQPDVPPKYRINKGIDLQGPRALIDAYGIDEREKVAHLRQQKTGNATINGLGNGLAVKTWQNTEEEEFNWEDMSPTLADQSPFNDLSASLRHPQSIRMRPCVDSQHAGPLVADPRRNWANRGQYSLVHDSSVDDVHSSGRGARNKITGYCDETSLISGSHYLQKLPENVPQLPLRHLKGEGSGISSVTGESKHPLIGNLAADGHTWRPPYVPPRMNPTFDSSVQDVRVVTGRGPGVPWPPQNVHTPHSLTSKPVVLPHNHVRSPYEVNNASNSVVNHTLDRPVLPEQHIDNLKSSSHIKFPQFPSQHPTSFSTSHQNSEQMASAEPQLLLSQRIHQTMPPSASLPASNHLLPPTYRYPLPGPGSSIGPHFPRPVSGPQVSMPLVNVPNTSSQFSSGALPPFPRGPLPMPSKFMPASQNPGQVTPNPPAAGFSSLINSLMAQGLISLTNQAPAQDPVGLDFNPDLLKVRHDSAVTALYADLPRQCTTCGLRFKCQEAHSSHMDWHVTKNRVSKNRKQKSSRKWFVSVNMWLSGTEALGSDAVPGFLPTEQVVETKDDEELAVPADDEQNACALCGEPFDDFYSDETEEWMYRGAVYMNAPSGSTVGMERSQLGPIIHAKCRSESSAPHEDSRKVDEGPEDESQRKRMRS; from the exons AtgaattatcattttttcttttggggACTCTCATTTCATCactctctctttcttcttctaacCCCCCACCCCCCTTTCTCCCCCCACCCCCACACCACCGGAGGCATAAACCCTAACTCTACTCCGATGGCTTTAGCCGGCGGCTATGCAAATTCTAAGTTAATCCAAAACGACGCTGCCGTGGCGCCACCAAAACCTTTGTCATCTTCTGTAATCGAACGATATAAGTCGGCGTTGAAGGAGAGGGAAATAGAAATTAGGGCTTCTATGCAGGGaggtgatgatgatgttatcGTGTTGCCTCCGTCTATGAATGAGATTGTTAGGCTTTATGAAATGTTGTTGTCGGAACTGGCTTTTAATTCTAAGCCTATCATTACTGACCTTACCATCATTGCTGGCGAACAGAGAGAACATGGTGAAGGCATTGCTCATGCGATTTGTAATCGGATTTTAGAG GTCCCAGTTGAGCAGAAACTACCTGCATTATACCTTCTGGATAGTGTTGTAAAAAATATTGGCAAGGACTACATCAAGCATTTCTCTGCCCATTTACCTGAG GTTTTCTGTGAGGCATATAGGCAAGTGCACCCTAGCATGCATCCTGCAATGCGCCACCTCTTTGGGACATGGTCAACTGTGTTCCCAGCACCTGTTCTCCAGAAAATTGAAACTCGTCTTCAGTTTTCACAGCCGGGGGTCCAACAATCTTCTGGCTTGACTTCGTCAAGAGCATCTGAATCACCGCGACCAGCTCATGGCATTCATGTAAATCCAAAATATTTGGAAGCAAGGCGTCAGCTTGGGCACTCCACTATTGATTCA GTAAGAGCTGAAAATTCTACAGGTCATATATCTTCAGATCTGGAAGCCAAGCAAGTTCTGTCTACATCTTCAAAGAATGCGAGATCATCCTCTCCTTATAGAGTGGGGCCTCCGAGGTCATTGTCACCCACCCTCAACGAGTTTGCCTTGGATAATCCTGCCATAGGACTCAGAGAAAGGGCCTCACCGTCTCATACTGCACTTGACTATGGGTTTAGCAGAGTAAGAGGTAGAGATGTTGAGAGGAGTGAGTGGCAGAGAATTTTGCCTGATGGGGCCAATCAGCAACCAGACGTTCCTCCTAAATATCGCATAAACAAGGGAATTGATCTTCAAGGACCTAGAGCTTTGATTGATGCTTATGGAATTGATGAAAGGGAAAAAGTAGCCCATCTGAGGCAGCAAAAGACTGGGAATGCCACTATTAATGGCTTAGGCAATGGGTTAGCAGTTAAGACATGGCAAAATACCGAAGAGGAAGAGTTTAACTGGGAAGATATGAGTCCAACTTTAGCAGATCAGAGCCCGTTTAATGATTTGTCAGCATCTCTTCGCCATCCTCAGAGTATCAGGATGAGACCTTGTGTTGATTCACAACATGCTGGGCCATTGGTGGCTGATCCTAGAAGGAACTGGGCTAATCGAGGGCAATATTCTTTAGTTCATGATTCTTCCGTGGATGATGTTCACTCG TCTGGTCGAGGGGCGAGAAATAAAATTACTGGATATTGCGATGAGACATCTCTGATTTCAGGTTCACATTATCTTCAAAAGCTTCCAGAAAATGTGCCACAGTTGCCTCTAAGACATTTAAAGGGTGAAGGAAGTGGAATCTCATCAGTGACCGGTGAATCAAAGCACCCTTTGATTGGCAATTTGGCTGCTGATGGACATACTTGGAGGCCACCATATGTTCCGCCAAGAATGAATCCTACTTTTGACTCTTCAGTTCAGGATGTTCGGGTGGTTACTGGACGGGGCCCTGGTGTACCATGGCCTCCCCAAAATGTGCATACTCCCCATTCTTTGACTTCAAAACCTGTTGTTCTGCCTCATAATCACGTCAGAAGTCCTTATGAAGTAAATAATGCAAGCAATTCAGTTGTCAATCATACTTTGGACAGGCCAGTTCTTCCTGAGCAACATATTGATAATTTGAAGAGCAGCTCACATATCAAGTTTCCACAATTTCCTAGTCAACACCCCACATCATTTTCTACAAGTCATCAAAATTCTGAACAAATGGCTTCAGCAGAACCTCAGCTATTGCTTTCTCAGCGTATTCATCAGACTATGCCTCCAAGTGCCTCACTTCCAGCCTCAAACCATTTGCTACCACCAACTTATAGATACCCTCTACCGGGTCCTGGTTCTTCTATAGGTCCTCACTTCCCCCGTCCAGTTTCAGGTCCACAAGTGTCTATGCCATTGGTTAATGTCCCAAATACGTCATCACAGTTTTCCTCAGGAGCTTTACCACCTTTTCCCAGAGGCCCACTTCCTATGCCATCTAAATTCATGCCAGCATCCCAAAATCCAGGTCAGGTTACTCCTAACCCTCCAGCAGCAGGCTTTTCAAGCTTGATTAACTCACTCATGGCACAAGGTTTGATTTCATTGACAAATCAAGCTCCCGCTCAG GATCCTGTGGGCCTTGATTTTAATCCGGATCTTCTGAAGGTTCGTCACGATTCTGCAGTAACTGCTTTATATGCTGATCTTCCAAGACAGTGCACAACTTGTGGCCTACGATTTAAATGCCAAGAGGCTCACAGTAGTCATATGGATTGGCATGTAACCAAGAATCGAGTATCGAAAAATCGCAAGCAGAAGTCTTCTCGTAAGTGGTTTGTAAGCGTCAACATGTGGCTTAGTGGTACAGAGGCGTTGGGATCTGATGCAGTTCCTGGATTTCTACCGACTGAGCAAGTTGTCGAAACGAAGGATGATGAAGAATTGGCCGTCCCAGCTGACGATGAGCAGAATGCTTGTGCACTGTGTGGAGAGCCTTTTGATGATTTTTACAGCGATGAGACTGAAGAATGGATGTATAGGGGGGCTGTCTACATGAATGCACCAAGTGGGTCAACAGTTGGAATGGAAAGGTCTCAGTTGGGTCCAATTATTCATGCGAAATGCAGATCTGAATCTAGTGCTCCACATGAGGACTCCAGAAAAGTGGATGAG
- the LOC101252266 gene encoding polyadenylation and cleavage factor homolog 4 isoform X1, producing MNYHFFFWGLSFHHSLFLLLTPHPPFSPHPHTTGGINPNSTPMALAGGYANSKLIQNDAAVAPPKPLSSSVIERYKSALKEREIEIRASMQGGDDDVIVLPPSMNEIVRLYEMLLSELAFNSKPIITDLTIIAGEQREHGEGIAHAICNRILEVPVEQKLPALYLLDSVVKNIGKDYIKHFSAHLPEVFCEAYRQVHPSMHPAMRHLFGTWSTVFPAPVLQKIETRLQFSQPGVQQSSGLTSSRASESPRPAHGIHVNPKYLEARRQLGHSTIDSVRAENSTGHISSDLEAKQVLSTSSKNARSSSPYRVGPPRSLSPTLNEFALDNPAIGLRERASPSHTALDYGFSRVRGRDVERSEWQRILPDGANQQPDVPPKYRINKGIDLQGPRALIDAYGIDEREKVAHLRQQKTGNATINGLGNGLAVKTWQNTEEEEFNWEDMSPTLADQSPFNDLSASLRHPQSIRMRPCVDSQHAGPLVADPRRNWANRGQYSLVHDSSVDDVHSFFWQSGRGARNKITGYCDETSLISGSHYLQKLPENVPQLPLRHLKGEGSGISSVTGESKHPLIGNLAADGHTWRPPYVPPRMNPTFDSSVQDVRVVTGRGPGVPWPPQNVHTPHSLTSKPVVLPHNHVRSPYEVNNASNSVVNHTLDRPVLPEQHIDNLKSSSHIKFPQFPSQHPTSFSTSHQNSEQMASAEPQLLLSQRIHQTMPPSASLPASNHLLPPTYRYPLPGPGSSIGPHFPRPVSGPQVSMPLVNVPNTSSQFSSGALPPFPRGPLPMPSKFMPASQNPGQVTPNPPAAGFSSLINSLMAQGLISLTNQAPAQDPVGLDFNPDLLKVRHDSAVTALYADLPRQCTTCGLRFKCQEAHSSHMDWHVTKNRVSKNRKQKSSRKWFVSVNMWLSGTEALGSDAVPGFLPTEQVVETKDDEELAVPADDEQNACALCGEPFDDFYSDETEEWMYRGAVYMNAPSGSTVGMERSQLGPIIHAKCRSESSAPHEDSRKVDEGPEDESQRKRMRS from the exons AtgaattatcattttttcttttggggACTCTCATTTCATCactctctctttcttcttctaacCCCCCACCCCCCTTTCTCCCCCCACCCCCACACCACCGGAGGCATAAACCCTAACTCTACTCCGATGGCTTTAGCCGGCGGCTATGCAAATTCTAAGTTAATCCAAAACGACGCTGCCGTGGCGCCACCAAAACCTTTGTCATCTTCTGTAATCGAACGATATAAGTCGGCGTTGAAGGAGAGGGAAATAGAAATTAGGGCTTCTATGCAGGGaggtgatgatgatgttatcGTGTTGCCTCCGTCTATGAATGAGATTGTTAGGCTTTATGAAATGTTGTTGTCGGAACTGGCTTTTAATTCTAAGCCTATCATTACTGACCTTACCATCATTGCTGGCGAACAGAGAGAACATGGTGAAGGCATTGCTCATGCGATTTGTAATCGGATTTTAGAG GTCCCAGTTGAGCAGAAACTACCTGCATTATACCTTCTGGATAGTGTTGTAAAAAATATTGGCAAGGACTACATCAAGCATTTCTCTGCCCATTTACCTGAG GTTTTCTGTGAGGCATATAGGCAAGTGCACCCTAGCATGCATCCTGCAATGCGCCACCTCTTTGGGACATGGTCAACTGTGTTCCCAGCACCTGTTCTCCAGAAAATTGAAACTCGTCTTCAGTTTTCACAGCCGGGGGTCCAACAATCTTCTGGCTTGACTTCGTCAAGAGCATCTGAATCACCGCGACCAGCTCATGGCATTCATGTAAATCCAAAATATTTGGAAGCAAGGCGTCAGCTTGGGCACTCCACTATTGATTCA GTAAGAGCTGAAAATTCTACAGGTCATATATCTTCAGATCTGGAAGCCAAGCAAGTTCTGTCTACATCTTCAAAGAATGCGAGATCATCCTCTCCTTATAGAGTGGGGCCTCCGAGGTCATTGTCACCCACCCTCAACGAGTTTGCCTTGGATAATCCTGCCATAGGACTCAGAGAAAGGGCCTCACCGTCTCATACTGCACTTGACTATGGGTTTAGCAGAGTAAGAGGTAGAGATGTTGAGAGGAGTGAGTGGCAGAGAATTTTGCCTGATGGGGCCAATCAGCAACCAGACGTTCCTCCTAAATATCGCATAAACAAGGGAATTGATCTTCAAGGACCTAGAGCTTTGATTGATGCTTATGGAATTGATGAAAGGGAAAAAGTAGCCCATCTGAGGCAGCAAAAGACTGGGAATGCCACTATTAATGGCTTAGGCAATGGGTTAGCAGTTAAGACATGGCAAAATACCGAAGAGGAAGAGTTTAACTGGGAAGATATGAGTCCAACTTTAGCAGATCAGAGCCCGTTTAATGATTTGTCAGCATCTCTTCGCCATCCTCAGAGTATCAGGATGAGACCTTGTGTTGATTCACAACATGCTGGGCCATTGGTGGCTGATCCTAGAAGGAACTGGGCTAATCGAGGGCAATATTCTTTAGTTCATGATTCTTCCGTGGATGATGTTCACTCG TTCTTTTGGCAGTCTGGTCGAGGGGCGAGAAATAAAATTACTGGATATTGCGATGAGACATCTCTGATTTCAGGTTCACATTATCTTCAAAAGCTTCCAGAAAATGTGCCACAGTTGCCTCTAAGACATTTAAAGGGTGAAGGAAGTGGAATCTCATCAGTGACCGGTGAATCAAAGCACCCTTTGATTGGCAATTTGGCTGCTGATGGACATACTTGGAGGCCACCATATGTTCCGCCAAGAATGAATCCTACTTTTGACTCTTCAGTTCAGGATGTTCGGGTGGTTACTGGACGGGGCCCTGGTGTACCATGGCCTCCCCAAAATGTGCATACTCCCCATTCTTTGACTTCAAAACCTGTTGTTCTGCCTCATAATCACGTCAGAAGTCCTTATGAAGTAAATAATGCAAGCAATTCAGTTGTCAATCATACTTTGGACAGGCCAGTTCTTCCTGAGCAACATATTGATAATTTGAAGAGCAGCTCACATATCAAGTTTCCACAATTTCCTAGTCAACACCCCACATCATTTTCTACAAGTCATCAAAATTCTGAACAAATGGCTTCAGCAGAACCTCAGCTATTGCTTTCTCAGCGTATTCATCAGACTATGCCTCCAAGTGCCTCACTTCCAGCCTCAAACCATTTGCTACCACCAACTTATAGATACCCTCTACCGGGTCCTGGTTCTTCTATAGGTCCTCACTTCCCCCGTCCAGTTTCAGGTCCACAAGTGTCTATGCCATTGGTTAATGTCCCAAATACGTCATCACAGTTTTCCTCAGGAGCTTTACCACCTTTTCCCAGAGGCCCACTTCCTATGCCATCTAAATTCATGCCAGCATCCCAAAATCCAGGTCAGGTTACTCCTAACCCTCCAGCAGCAGGCTTTTCAAGCTTGATTAACTCACTCATGGCACAAGGTTTGATTTCATTGACAAATCAAGCTCCCGCTCAG GATCCTGTGGGCCTTGATTTTAATCCGGATCTTCTGAAGGTTCGTCACGATTCTGCAGTAACTGCTTTATATGCTGATCTTCCAAGACAGTGCACAACTTGTGGCCTACGATTTAAATGCCAAGAGGCTCACAGTAGTCATATGGATTGGCATGTAACCAAGAATCGAGTATCGAAAAATCGCAAGCAGAAGTCTTCTCGTAAGTGGTTTGTAAGCGTCAACATGTGGCTTAGTGGTACAGAGGCGTTGGGATCTGATGCAGTTCCTGGATTTCTACCGACTGAGCAAGTTGTCGAAACGAAGGATGATGAAGAATTGGCCGTCCCAGCTGACGATGAGCAGAATGCTTGTGCACTGTGTGGAGAGCCTTTTGATGATTTTTACAGCGATGAGACTGAAGAATGGATGTATAGGGGGGCTGTCTACATGAATGCACCAAGTGGGTCAACAGTTGGAATGGAAAGGTCTCAGTTGGGTCCAATTATTCATGCGAAATGCAGATCTGAATCTAGTGCTCCACATGAGGACTCCAGAAAAGTGGATGAG